The following is a genomic window from Caldicellulosiruptor danielii.
AAATTTTACTACTTTAAACCTTCTCTAATTTAATTGTTAATCAGAGCTAAACAAACTCATGTCAAGATATCTTCTTGCAAGCGTGTCTCTCAGAAAGTTTATGAGGTTATAAACAAGGTTTGCAGCAGTGCCTTTGGTAAGTCTTTGCTGCGGCAAAAAGTAGTTATCCTCAGTCCCAACCATTATCTTTTCATCTTTTAGCACTTTAACAGCATCCTTTGCCCATACAGGAATACTGTCGTCGTCAAGGTAATCTGTTTGAGTGATTGGCTGAGTTATCTTTTTGTCAAAACCGAGCACCTTTGATATTACAACAGCTGCTTCTGCCCTGGTTATATAATCTTCTGGCTTGAAATAGTCAGCACTTTTACCTCTCATCAGCCCTGCCTTTGTGGCTGCGTATATGTAGCCATAATACTTGTGATTGAGCGGCACATCCTTGTATATCGACTTTTTTTGCACCATCCTGGGATTGTAATAGTTAGAATATATGTTGAGGGCATCCATCAAAAGCTTGGCAAACTGAGCACGAGTTATATATTCTGTGGAATTAAAATCAGTTGTGCTGTCAAATCCGCCAAAAGCAAAGCAAGTGTTCACTGCATTCTCATACTCATATCCTTTTACCTTTGGGAGAGTAGGTGCAATTGCCATTCTGATAATCGGATTTTTCTCAAGGTTTTTTGACACACTCCCTTTCTGTCTTTTTGTTAGAACTTCTCCTGTTTTTGTAAAGGTTGGAAGGTCGTACATGGCAATAAAATTTCCTTCAACTTTGGATTTTAATACATATGTTCCTGGAATACTGGATGGAAGATTGTTCTGTTGAAACTCCAAAATGGTCTTTTGCACAGTAGCAATATTGTAATTGACATTTGCAAACCATGAAGATGTTTCTATTCTCTGGGTTATTTTTTGAAACTCGCCTGCTCCCCAGTATCCGTCATATCCGTAGTTTTTACCTTCAATAATAATCTTCAGTCCTTTATCGTATGTCTTTTCAATTGTCCACTCACCCTGGAAAAAACTTATCGCCGGGTTTGTGTCAACTGCTGTGGACTTTGAAAATGAATAACTTTGAAGATTGTAAGTAGCGCTATCCACAGTAAGTGTTTCCTTATAGCCGGCAACAGTATACTCCTTTGTTATACTCCCATTTTGAAGCTTTGTCAAGCTACCTTTTAAACTTACAGTTCTCTTTATTGTGACCCTCCCAGTAGAATCCTTAAGGTCATAGGTGTAAGAAAGAGTCTCATTATTTGCGGCCCTTTTTATCTTGGCATCAATAGTGCCTGAAAGAAGTATAGGTTTTCCTGTTATAAACGTGTATTCATAGTATTCAATCTTGGTCTTTTTCGGGTCAGGGTCTTTGTATGCTGAAATTCCACCTTCGTATCCTAAATACCCCTCCTCACAAAAAGCAACTTGCCAGCTGAAAATAAAAATAATACTTAAAGCTACTGCTGCTATCAGATATTTTTTAGACAACCTCCAAATACCCCCTTTTATAGCAGGAAACTTTTAGTAGTTTACAAGCACAATGGTGGGCGAAATACTCGACTTTGACAGGTCAAAACTGCTCTGTGGAACAAGCAATAATACCCTGTCACCAAACTGGGGCTCTTCAGTTCTCAATTCTCCATTTGCATCCAGCAAAACTGCCTGTGTTGCATCAAGGGTAAAACTTTTATCAACTTTGTTCCATGTCTGGGTCATCATATCGTTGTACTGGACATCTAAGATCTTCATATCCTTACCAACCACGCCTGACACAATGTATCCACCAAAGCTTGTATCAATTATCATATTTGCATACTTGCCATCGTGGATGATATACACACTCTTGTTTTTTAGGTTCAATATGTCTTTCGGACTGCCAAACCCATACACATCACACAAAACTGTCTGTGTATCGTAAAGAAGAGTTAGCTTGCTTGGAACATACTGCCATCCGCGCTGGCTATCCAAATATACATAATCTTTTACGCTGATATATTCAAGCTCTGAAACATCAAGTACCTGTCCGCGTACAAATATAGGTTTTGAGATGCCTTGTAGCTTCTTTGCAACAACGAGGCTGTTCTGGCTTACAATACCAATTATATCATCCCCAACCTTGAGGTTTGCAGGGGTCAAAAGCCCATCAGAAATGGTGTATGTTTTGTTCCCTATTGAATATCTATTTCCGGATACAACCACCGAATTTGAAGATGCCATGCTCACCTCGCCCTTTACCTTGGTAAAAGACCCTCTTGATATTGCCACAACAGTGTCCAAAACCTCCTTTGAAAATCTTTCTTTTGTTACAACTACAACAGGCAAGTTTTGCAGCTTTGAAAGTGGGGCATGAGAGTTGCCATCTAAAATAAATTT
Proteins encoded in this region:
- a CDS encoding S-layer homology domain-containing protein, which codes for MSKKYLIAAVALSIIFIFSWQVAFCEEGYLGYEGGISAYKDPDPKKTKIEYYEYTFITGKPILLSGTIDAKIKRAANNETLSYTYDLKDSTGRVTIKRTVSLKGSLTKLQNGSITKEYTVAGYKETLTVDSATYNLQSYSFSKSTAVDTNPAISFFQGEWTIEKTYDKGLKIIIEGKNYGYDGYWGAGEFQKITQRIETSSWFANVNYNIATVQKTILEFQQNNLPSSIPGTYVLKSKVEGNFIAMYDLPTFTKTGEVLTKRQKGSVSKNLEKNPIIRMAIAPTLPKVKGYEYENAVNTCFAFGGFDSTTDFNSTEYITRAQFAKLLMDALNIYSNYYNPRMVQKKSIYKDVPLNHKYYGYIYAATKAGLMRGKSADYFKPEDYITRAEAAVVISKVLGFDKKITQPITQTDYLDDDSIPVWAKDAVKVLKDEKIMVGTEDNYFLPQQRLTKGTAANLVYNLINFLRDTLARRYLDMSLFSSD